Proteins co-encoded in one Sporosarcina sp. FSL K6-1522 genomic window:
- the ssuE gene encoding NADPH-dependent FMN reductase translates to MHKIVMISGSPFMPSRTDLVLQYIESTLQKKEISVSYISVTDIPPEDLVYARFDSPTIQNIVAQVEDANGVVIASPVYKGSYTGVLKSLFDLLPEHAFNGLPVLPLMVGGSSAHLLAIEYSLKPLIYNLKGSSTQGVYFINSCIDKEQSANPITDADCALRLHTQLQELIDTVELKRNASQLVRS, encoded by the coding sequence ATGCATAAAATCGTCATGATTTCTGGGAGTCCATTTATGCCTTCTAGAACAGATCTTGTCTTGCAGTATATTGAATCAACACTACAGAAAAAGGAGATCTCCGTCTCTTATATTTCTGTTACAGATATCCCACCAGAAGATTTAGTTTATGCGCGCTTCGATAGCCCTACGATTCAAAACATTGTGGCGCAAGTGGAGGATGCGAATGGGGTTGTCATCGCCTCGCCTGTTTACAAAGGGTCTTATACAGGTGTGTTGAAGTCACTTTTTGATTTATTGCCTGAGCATGCCTTCAACGGCTTACCTGTTTTACCACTCATGGTTGGTGGCAGTTCGGCGCATTTGCTGGCGATTGAATATTCGTTGAAGCCACTAATTTATAACTTGAAAGGAAGCTCGACGCAAGGCGTGTATTTCATTAATTCTTGCATCGATAAGGAGCAATCCGCTAATCCCATTACAGATGCGGATTGTGCTCTTCGCCTCCATACACAGTTACAAGAATTGATAGACACGGTCGAATTAAAGAGGAATGCTTCACAACTAGTCCGCAGTTAA
- a CDS encoding acyl-CoA dehydrogenase family protein, whose protein sequence is MNIFAKTERQKRWLQKLQEKEATFKSSAAQIDELSIFPKDNIQALVDIGYTSSTLPTAYGGEGLSVYDMVLLQETLASYDANTALSIGWNLGVVGELFERKLWTDDNLDFFANEVLNGALINRSVSEAQTGSPTRGGRPGTTAVKKGDTWMLTGRKIFTTASPVLTYFLTSAWIEEQQRVGFFLLHRDLAGISIEETWDVISMKGTASHDLVLNNVAVDASKLVELPETPSGGQINAWLLHIPACYLGIAQAARDYAVHFANNHKPNSLNGPISQLPNVQQLIGEIDLALIQARHLIYGVAETYDDEDRRALLTNEIGVVKHTVTNSAVTIVDKAMRIVGAKSLQRSNPLQRYYRDVRAGLHNPPMDDMTIKKLALTAIEQDQAKNAVHA, encoded by the coding sequence GTGAACATATTCGCGAAAACCGAACGGCAGAAACGGTGGCTACAAAAACTGCAGGAGAAAGAAGCTACATTCAAAAGCTCAGCAGCACAAATTGATGAACTATCTATCTTCCCGAAAGACAACATACAGGCACTAGTGGACATTGGTTATACAAGCAGCACACTGCCAACTGCTTATGGTGGCGAGGGGCTTTCCGTCTATGATATGGTGCTTCTCCAAGAAACGCTTGCCAGCTATGATGCCAACACAGCCCTTTCTATCGGTTGGAACCTTGGCGTTGTTGGTGAACTTTTTGAGAGAAAGTTATGGACGGATGACAACCTAGATTTCTTCGCCAACGAAGTACTAAATGGCGCATTAATCAATCGGTCAGTCAGTGAAGCCCAAACAGGAAGCCCTACACGTGGTGGGCGCCCTGGCACAACAGCCGTCAAAAAAGGGGACACTTGGATGCTAACAGGACGCAAAATTTTCACTACCGCCTCCCCTGTTTTAACGTATTTTCTAACATCTGCCTGGATTGAAGAACAACAGCGCGTCGGCTTCTTCCTACTCCATCGAGATTTAGCCGGTATTTCAATAGAAGAAACATGGGACGTCATTTCAATGAAAGGAACCGCCAGCCATGATCTTGTACTCAACAATGTCGCCGTCGATGCGTCGAAACTCGTTGAACTTCCAGAAACACCTAGTGGAGGGCAAATTAACGCTTGGTTGCTACACATTCCCGCGTGCTATCTTGGCATTGCGCAAGCTGCACGTGATTACGCCGTTCACTTTGCCAATAACCATAAGCCAAACAGTCTAAACGGGCCCATTAGCCAATTGCCGAATGTCCAACAGCTTATTGGCGAAATCGATTTGGCTTTAATCCAAGCAAGGCATCTCATCTATGGTGTGGCAGAAACCTATGACGATGAAGACCGAAGAGCCCTTCTGACCAATGAAATCGGTGTCGTCAAACATACCGTGACCAATTCAGCCGTGACGATTGTTGACAAAGCGATGCGCATTGTCGGTGCAAAAAGCTTACAACGTAGCAATCCCCTTCAACGTTATTATCGCGACGTTCGCGCAGGGTTGCACAATCCACCAATGGACGATATGACCATTAAAAAACTAGCACTCACTGCCATTGAACAAGATCAAGCGAAAAACGCGGTTCATGCCTAA
- a CDS encoding DUF4351 domain-containing protein produces MAVMTCVKESSMPYHTAMMVRKKKKTYVKHDQIFKELIHNFFIEFLDVFFPEVHAGIDFKSIKPLSEELYTDLIKGENRRVDIIIEAKLKGTDTLIIVHVEPQSTYQEDFHKRMYLYFSLLYNKYRKSILPIAIFSYDGKHTEYDQFTMEFSFFHVLTFNFLMLELKKKNWRDYTKSDNPVAAALFGKMGYRKEDKVQIKLEFLKMLVRMQLDPARTRFVNDFFEQYLKLDDEEEEELMQEVIRLESEGEIKFTQLPNYWEERGIRKGIEQGIVEGKKEVVLEMLKEGI; encoded by the coding sequence ATGGCTGTAATGACATGTGTGAAAGAATCTTCAATGCCTTATCATACGGCAATGATGGTTCGAAAAAAGAAGAAAACGTATGTGAAGCATGACCAGATATTTAAAGAACTGATTCACAATTTCTTTATAGAGTTTCTGGACGTGTTTTTTCCAGAGGTTCATGCAGGAATCGATTTCAAGTCGATCAAACCGCTATCTGAAGAGTTGTATACGGATTTGATCAAAGGTGAAAATCGACGAGTTGACATTATCATTGAAGCAAAGTTGAAAGGTACAGATACACTCATTATTGTTCATGTGGAGCCGCAAAGTACATATCAAGAGGACTTTCATAAGCGGATGTATTTGTATTTCAGTTTGCTTTATAACAAATACAGAAAGTCCATTTTGCCGATTGCGATTTTTAGTTATGATGGCAAACATACGGAATATGATCAATTTACGATGGAGTTTTCATTCTTTCATGTGCTGACTTTTAACTTTCTGATGCTCGAATTAAAGAAGAAAAACTGGCGGGATTACACCAAGTCAGACAATCCAGTAGCAGCGGCATTGTTTGGGAAAATGGGCTATCGGAAAGAGGATAAGGTACAGATAAAGCTGGAGTTTTTGAAAATGCTCGTTAGGATGCAATTGGACCCAGCACGTACAAGGTTCGTCAACGATTTCTTTGAACAATATTTGAAACTAGATGACGAAGAGGAGGAAGAGCTGATGCAAGAAGTTATCCGATTGGAGAGCGAAGGTGAAATCAAGTTCACGCAGTTGCCAAATTATTGGGAGGAGAGAGGGATTCGGAAGGGGATAGAACAAGGTATAGTAGAGGGGAAAAAGGAAGTCGTGCTGGAGATGTTGAAAGAAGGCATTTAG